The Megachile rotundata isolate GNS110a chromosome 3, iyMegRotu1, whole genome shotgun sequence genome includes a window with the following:
- the mRpL38 gene encoding mitochondrial ribosomal protein L38, giving the protein MATRIFRIFPKDVSPRLTVYMEQVRFGHRLRGKPPMIARNLKQRLDELNKTDPTILFKVNIGFSVPKISSKTKNIWMNEIKANRQNAEFERQLRSGESSINLETVKEVWHKTSSPYHTRIIADHYGIFQDTFGDAYFFPVTPLEINYEVDEDTRVKVYTGNVIKPIEASRSPSVTYKAETDSLWTLIMCTPDGNMQNSSNEYCHWFVGNIPENKISQGEEIIDYLRPITPRGVGYFRYIFILYKQDQHLDYAEYKKTLPCLRLADRDWNTLNFYRKYQDYLTPAGLAFFQSDWDPTLTEFYHSTLGTKEPIFQYDFPKPYVAPQKWFPKKQAFNLYMDKYKDPKDVMKEFLLRKLKSVHPFEAPKPPLKYPNACPIGRDVPSWLKLEIRKERLGFGRVNELK; this is encoded by the exons ATGGCAACtagaatttttcgaattttcccAAAAGATGTTTCTCCGCGTTTAACAGTTTATATGGAGCAAGTTCGGTTTGGGCATCGTTTACGAGGAAAACCACCAATGATTGCCAGAAATTTAAAACAACGACTCGATG AACTCAATAAAACGGATCCAACGATATTATTTAAAGTAAACATAGGTTTTTCCGTACCGAAAATCTcatcaaaaacaaaaaatatttggatGAACGAGATAAAAGCTAACAGACAAAACGCGGAATTCGAAAGGCAACTACGAAGCGGAGAAT CTTCTATCAATTTGGAGACAGTAAAGGAAGTTTGGCACAAAACATCTAGTCCATATCATACTCGTATAATCGCTGATCATTATGGAATTTTCCAAGATACGTTCGGCGACGCATATTTCTTTCCAGTCACAccattagaaataaattacgaGGTCGATGAAGATACTCGCGTCAAAGTTTACACCGGTAACGTTATAAAGCCTATAGAAGCATCTCGATCACCATCCGTCACGTACAAAGCAGAAACAGATAGCTTATGGACTTTAATAATGTGTACGCCGGATGGTAATATGCAAAACTCATCAAACGAATACTGTCATTGGTTCGT AGGGAACATTCCTGAAAACAAAATATCACAGGGCGAAGAGATAATAGATTATTTAAGACCGATTACACCTAGAGGAGTTGGATATTTTCGTTACATATTTATCCTCTATAAACAAGATCAGCATTTAGATTATGCAGAGTATAAGAAGACCCTACCTTG TTTAAGGTTGGCAGATCGCGATTGGAATACATTGAACTTTTATCGTAAATATCAAGACTATCTAACTCCGGCTGGACTGGCATTTTTCCAAAGCGATTGGGATCCTACATTGACAGAATTCTATCACTCGACATTAg GAACAAAGGAGCCGATATTTCAGTACGATTTTCCAAAACCGTACGTCGCGCCTCAAAAATGGTTTCCAAAAAAGCAGGCATTTAATCTTTATATGGATAAATATAAGGATCCAAAGGATGTAATGAAAGAATTTCTactaagaaaattgaaaagcgTTCATCCTTTCGAAGCACCAAAACCACCTCTAAAATATCCTAACGCGTGCCCCATCGGAAGGGACGTACCTTCTTGGCTGAAATTGGAAATAAGGAAGGAGCGTTTAGGATTTGGTCGTGTCAACGAATTGAAATAA